One window of uncultured Methanoregula sp. genomic DNA carries:
- a CDS encoding (5-formylfuran-3-yl)methyl phosphate synthase — protein sequence MQLLVSPSSITEARHSSAADIIDVKKPSEGSLGANFPWVIREIKSFSEKPVSAAIGDFDYKPGGASLAAYGAACAGADYVKIGLAFEGTEKANDVIDAVVKAVKDEFPEKYVVIAAYSDFERMHSISPFDMAPIAADCGADFAMVDTGIKDRQSTFAFMDEELLRSFTEKNRKLGLGTALAGALKFEDIDALKRINPDIIGVRGMVCGGDRNAVVREDLIKTALAMIR from the coding sequence ATGCAATTGTTGGTCAGCCCAAGCTCTATCACTGAAGCCAGACACTCCTCTGCCGCTGACATAATCGATGTTAAAAAGCCATCAGAAGGATCGCTCGGGGCCAATTTTCCCTGGGTTATCCGCGAGATCAAATCGTTCTCGGAAAAGCCGGTGAGTGCGGCGATTGGCGACTTCGATTACAAACCCGGCGGGGCTTCACTTGCTGCCTACGGGGCAGCCTGCGCCGGCGCTGACTATGTGAAGATCGGCCTTGCGTTCGAAGGAACGGAAAAAGCAAACGATGTCATTGACGCGGTTGTCAAGGCAGTCAAGGACGAATTTCCCGAAAAGTATGTCGTGATTGCGGCCTACTCGGACTTTGAACGGATGCACTCGATCTCGCCGTTCGACATGGCTCCCATTGCCGCAGACTGCGGAGCGGATTTTGCCATGGTCGATACCGGCATCAAGGACCGCCAGAGCACGTTTGCCTTCATGGACGAGGAACTGCTCCGGTCCTTCACGGAAAAGAACCGGAAACTCGGTCTCGGGACTGCTCTTGCCGGGGCACTGAAGTTCGAAGATATTGATGCACTGAAACGGATCAACCCGGATATTATCGGGGTGCGGGGAATGGTCTGCGGCGGGGACCGGAACGCCGTTGTCCGCGAGGACTTAATCAAGACCGCCCTTGCCATGATAAGGTGA
- the guaB gene encoding IMP dehydrogenase — translation MYVEKLDVPLSLTFDDVLLEPRASWLEPSEADVRSRFTKKINVNIPLVSAAMDTVTEATMAITLAREGGIGVIHRNMPAERSLQEVTFVKQAEELIEREVLYVENTATVSDAERIMHQYSIGGVPVIDKGKIIGIVSRRDVRAIVQKRGDEKITAIMTKKPIVAEEDITSEKALEIMYTNKVERLPVVDKHGKLIGIITMQDILEKRQYPLACRDAKGNLRVAAAVGPFDFARAELLDQNGVDVLVVDTAHGHNMRCVTAIKDIKGSMKAEVVAGNIATKEAAIALVDAGVDGIKVGIGPGSICTTRIVAGTGVPQITAVAQVADIAHAAGVPVISDGGIRFSGDVAKAIAAGADTVMMGSMFAGTDESPGKVISMKGRRYKQYRGMGSLGVMNSGESSDRYFQKKGIGSTKFVPEGVEGVTPYVGHVSEVIYQLVGGLKSAMGYTGSKTIPDMHTHARFVRITNAGMTESHPHNIMITDEAPNYRLFE, via the coding sequence ATGTACGTCGAGAAACTGGATGTCCCACTCTCTTTAACTTTTGACGATGTGCTGCTCGAACCCCGGGCCTCCTGGCTCGAACCTTCCGAAGCGGATGTCCGCTCGCGGTTTACGAAGAAGATCAACGTGAACATCCCGCTCGTTTCCGCGGCAATGGATACCGTTACCGAAGCGACAATGGCCATTACCCTCGCCCGCGAGGGAGGAATAGGTGTCATCCACCGCAATATGCCGGCCGAGCGCTCGCTGCAGGAAGTCACGTTCGTCAAACAGGCCGAGGAACTCATAGAACGCGAAGTCCTGTACGTAGAGAACACCGCAACGGTCTCCGATGCCGAGCGCATCATGCACCAGTACAGCATCGGCGGGGTCCCGGTCATCGACAAGGGCAAGATCATCGGGATCGTCAGCCGGCGTGATGTCCGGGCAATCGTGCAGAAACGCGGGGACGAGAAGATCACCGCGATCATGACAAAGAAGCCCATTGTGGCCGAAGAGGACATCACGTCAGAGAAAGCGCTTGAAATAATGTATACGAACAAGGTCGAGCGCCTGCCGGTTGTGGACAAACACGGCAAACTTATCGGGATCATCACGATGCAGGATATCCTTGAGAAACGCCAGTACCCCCTTGCCTGCCGGGATGCCAAGGGAAATCTCCGGGTGGCAGCAGCGGTCGGGCCATTCGATTTTGCCCGGGCTGAACTCCTAGACCAGAACGGGGTGGACGTGCTTGTCGTGGATACTGCGCACGGGCATAACATGCGATGTGTGACCGCGATTAAGGATATCAAGGGCAGCATGAAGGCAGAAGTGGTTGCCGGTAACATTGCGACAAAGGAAGCGGCCATTGCCCTTGTCGATGCCGGTGTTGACGGGATAAAGGTCGGTATCGGCCCGGGCTCCATCTGCACGACCCGTATCGTTGCCGGAACCGGTGTCCCGCAGATCACTGCGGTTGCCCAGGTAGCAGATATCGCGCATGCTGCCGGTGTGCCGGTCATCTCTGACGGGGGCATACGGTTCAGCGGCGATGTGGCAAAAGCCATTGCAGCCGGTGCCGACACGGTCATGATGGGCAGCATGTTTGCCGGGACCGATGAATCGCCGGGAAAAGTCATCAGCATGAAAGGCCGGCGCTACAAGCAGTACCGGGGCATGGGATCCCTCGGCGTGATGAACAGCGGGGAGTCGAGCGACCGGTACTTCCAGAAGAAGGGGATCGGCAGCACGAAATTCGTGCCCGAGGGCGTGGAAGGCGTAACCCCGTACGTGGGTCATGTCAGCGAAGTCATCTACCAGCTTGTCGGCGGACTCAAGTCAGCGATGGGCTACACGGGTTCAAAGACGATTCCCGATATGCACACGCATGCACGGTTTGTCCGGATCACGAATGCCGGCATGACCGAGAGCCACCCGCACAATATCATGATAACCGACGAAGCGCCCAACTACCGGCTCTTCGAGTAA
- the sixA gene encoding phosphohistidine phosphatase SixA: MELFILRHGKAEVAGKGMADADRRLTGKGKDDITAVAAWMVSQDYLFDVIATSPLVRARETAAIVADAIGEPDQVVTWKCLVPGGNPDEVCREISRFAEDNRILLVGHEPLLSTLIGRIITGGGEAGIVMTKGGLAKIRNFSYADRPSGELHWLLTAKQMAGTGHRN, encoded by the coding sequence GTGGAACTTTTCATTCTCCGTCACGGGAAGGCAGAGGTGGCCGGCAAGGGAATGGCTGACGCTGACCGCAGGCTTACCGGAAAAGGCAAAGATGATATTACAGCCGTTGCAGCGTGGATGGTATCGCAGGATTACCTGTTTGACGTGATCGCGACGAGCCCGCTCGTCCGGGCCCGGGAGACAGCAGCGATTGTTGCAGACGCAATCGGGGAGCCGGACCAGGTCGTGACCTGGAAATGCCTTGTCCCGGGCGGGAACCCGGACGAGGTCTGCCGGGAGATCAGCCGGTTTGCGGAAGACAACCGAATCCTGCTCGTTGGTCACGAACCGCTTCTCTCGACCCTCATTGGCAGGATCATTACGGGCGGCGGGGAGGCCGGTATTGTCATGACCAAGGGCGGCCTTGCAAAGATCCGGAATTTCTCGTACGCAGATCGGCCGTCCGGTGAACTGCACTGGCTGCTCACGGCAAAGCAGATGGCGGGAACCGGGCACCGGAATTAA
- the msrA gene encoding peptide-methionine (S)-S-oxide reductase MsrA, translating to MEDGGYRRAAFAAGCFWDAEAAFRRVNGVVATAVGFTGGSFPEPLYADVSEGTTGHAEAVDIIFDPAVVTYDQLLDLFWEIHDPTQQEQQGDYAGPQYRSAIYYHDEEQHRAALASRDRVQQSGTFRDTRIVTEIVPASRFWPAEESHQQFYEKCGQGYCMSRQVDE from the coding sequence ATGGAAGACGGCGGGTACCGGAGGGCTGCCTTTGCAGCGGGATGCTTCTGGGATGCAGAGGCAGCGTTCCGCAGGGTAAACGGAGTTGTCGCAACAGCGGTCGGATTTACCGGCGGTTCCTTCCCGGAACCATTGTATGCAGATGTGAGCGAAGGAACAACAGGGCATGCGGAAGCCGTGGACATCATCTTCGATCCCGCAGTTGTCACCTACGATCAGCTGCTCGATCTGTTCTGGGAGATCCACGATCCAACGCAGCAGGAACAACAGGGTGATTATGCCGGTCCGCAGTACCGGTCCGCGATCTATTATCATGACGAGGAGCAGCACAGGGCGGCCCTCGCCTCCCGGGATCGCGTGCAGCAATCCGGAACATTTCGCGATACCAGGATCGTTACGGAGATAGTACCGGCATCCCGGTTCTGGCCGGCCGAAGAGAGCCACCAGCAGTTCTATGAAAAATGCGGGCAGGGCTACTGCATGAGCCGGCAGGTCGACGAGTGA
- a CDS encoding SET domain-containing protein encodes MNTNSWLHPHLERRCSDKDGCGIFARTDIRKGERLAVFGGKVMLIDEMYQIPDTMQRFTMQIEERFVLGPADTVPEDTDFFNHSCDPNSGFSGQVFLVAMRDIDAGEEITFDYGMTVSESAGSDMVFRMACSCGSPLCRKTITEDDWKLPELQVRYKGFFSQYIQEKIGKLNDHASGDLIRKDVVVPEDTPAESYVR; translated from the coding sequence ATGAATACCAACAGCTGGTTACATCCCCATCTTGAGAGACGATGTTCCGATAAGGACGGTTGCGGCATATTTGCCAGAACAGATATCAGGAAAGGCGAGAGGCTTGCCGTATTTGGCGGAAAAGTCATGCTCATCGACGAGATGTACCAGATCCCCGATACCATGCAGAGATTTACCATGCAGATCGAGGAGCGGTTTGTCCTGGGTCCTGCCGACACCGTTCCCGAAGATACGGATTTTTTCAACCACAGCTGCGACCCCAACAGCGGATTTTCGGGCCAGGTATTCCTGGTTGCCATGCGGGATATCGATGCCGGCGAGGAGATCACCTTTGATTATGGCATGACCGTTTCAGAATCGGCGGGAAGTGATATGGTCTTCCGGATGGCCTGTTCGTGCGGGTCTCCCCTGTGTCGGAAGACAATAACCGAAGACGACTGGAAGCTGCCTGAATTACAGGTACGGTACAAAGGCTTCTTTTCCCAGTACATCCAGGAAAAGATCGGGAAACTCAATGACCATGCTTCCGGGGACCTGATACGAAAGGACGTTGTTGTTCCGGAAGATACTCCCGCTGAATCGTATGTGCGGTGA
- the metG gene encoding methionine--tRNA ligase has translation MNPQPLLVTCGLPYTNGPCHLGHLRTYVPADAYVRYMRRAGEEVLFVCGSDNHGTPIVVSAEEQGISPRALSERYHKHFDETFKRMGVMFDRFGMTDDPATHHRTQAIVTELEKNGYIYKQVVHQAYCTKCKRFLPDRYVEGVCPHCGKPARGDECDQGCGKHLEPGEIKDPVCKVCGTKAEFRDQEHYFFRLSEFKDFLLPYLDTVRGTTNAKNYAIGWIKDELHDWCITRTLEWGVKFPGRDDLVVYVWVDAPIGYIAFTEEWAKANGMDWKRYWCGENRVTHFIGGDIIYHHSIFWPALLKGAGYGVPHAVVASGMVKVDDHKFSKSRGYVVWTNDDYLDKGLSADYLRYYLLAYTSHTKELNFSWKVFGERINNEVVNIFGNFVYRTLFFAQKEFAGIPPGPVDPAIMAEIEKTLANVDALMRDYEFKGAVDAIMALAAFGNTYIQTNAPWKLIKTDRAAAAQVIKNSIQIAKALALLIEPVMPDAAERCWKMLGFYDHVAGHPVSDAVHPVPEACLTAPSPLFVKMEDTQIAELEALLQKRVAEANKKMEKTPAISIEEFAKVEMKTGIVLAAEAIPKSSKLLKLQVDIGGETRQIVSGIAQFYKPEELVGKNVVVLTNLAPAKIFGVESNGMILAAGDAASLLTPLKTVEPGTKIR, from the coding sequence ATGAATCCGCAACCGCTGCTCGTCACCTGCGGGCTGCCGTACACCAACGGCCCGTGCCATTTAGGTCATCTGCGAACGTACGTCCCTGCCGACGCTTACGTCCGCTACATGCGGCGGGCAGGCGAGGAGGTCCTCTTCGTCTGCGGCTCGGATAACCACGGGACGCCCATCGTTGTCTCGGCCGAAGAGCAGGGCATTTCCCCCCGGGCGCTCTCGGAACGCTACCATAAGCATTTCGACGAGACCTTCAAACGTATGGGCGTCATGTTCGACCGGTTCGGGATGACGGACGATCCAGCCACCCACCACCGCACGCAGGCGATTGTTACTGAACTCGAGAAGAACGGCTACATCTACAAGCAGGTTGTCCACCAGGCGTACTGCACCAAGTGCAAACGGTTCCTTCCCGACCGGTATGTGGAGGGAGTCTGTCCCCACTGCGGCAAACCGGCCCGGGGCGACGAGTGCGACCAGGGATGCGGCAAGCACCTTGAGCCGGGCGAGATCAAGGACCCGGTCTGCAAGGTCTGCGGCACGAAAGCCGAGTTCCGCGACCAGGAACATTATTTCTTCAGGCTCTCGGAGTTCAAGGACTTCCTCCTCCCCTACTTGGACACGGTCCGGGGAACCACCAATGCGAAGAACTATGCCATCGGCTGGATCAAGGACGAGCTCCACGACTGGTGCATAACGCGGACCCTTGAATGGGGCGTGAAGTTCCCGGGCCGCGACGATCTCGTGGTCTACGTCTGGGTCGATGCCCCTATCGGCTACATTGCCTTCACCGAGGAATGGGCGAAGGCAAACGGCATGGACTGGAAGCGCTACTGGTGCGGCGAGAACCGGGTCACGCATTTCATTGGCGGCGACATCATCTACCACCACTCCATCTTCTGGCCTGCCCTTCTCAAGGGGGCCGGCTACGGGGTGCCCCACGCGGTGGTTGCAAGCGGGATGGTCAAGGTTGACGACCACAAGTTCTCCAAGTCCCGGGGCTACGTGGTCTGGACCAATGACGATTATCTCGACAAGGGCCTCTCCGCCGATTACCTCCGGTATTACCTGCTCGCGTACACGAGCCATACCAAGGAACTGAACTTCTCGTGGAAGGTGTTCGGCGAGCGGATCAACAACGAGGTGGTCAACATCTTTGGCAACTTCGTGTACCGCACGCTCTTCTTTGCCCAGAAAGAATTCGCCGGCATTCCGCCGGGCCCGGTCGACCCCGCGATCATGGCCGAGATCGAGAAGACGCTTGCCAATGTCGATGCCCTGATGCGGGACTACGAATTCAAGGGGGCCGTTGACGCGATCATGGCGCTCGCCGCATTTGGCAACACCTACATCCAGACCAATGCCCCCTGGAAACTCATCAAGACCGACCGGGCAGCAGCGGCACAGGTGATAAAAAACAGCATCCAGATTGCAAAGGCTCTCGCTCTTCTCATCGAGCCGGTGATGCCCGATGCAGCCGAGCGGTGCTGGAAGATGCTGGGCTTCTATGATCATGTTGCAGGGCACCCGGTCAGCGATGCCGTGCACCCGGTGCCCGAGGCCTGCCTCACGGCGCCAAGCCCGCTCTTTGTAAAAATGGAAGACACTCAGATTGCAGAGCTCGAAGCCCTGCTCCAGAAACGCGTCGCGGAGGCGAATAAGAAGATGGAAAAGACACCCGCAATATCCATAGAAGAATTTGCAAAAGTTGAGATGAAGACAGGCATAGTTCTTGCCGCCGAAGCGATCCCGAAATCGAGCAAGCTTTTGAAATTACAGGTGGATATCGGGGGCGAGACCCGCCAGATCGTGAGCGGTATCGCCCAGTTCTACAAGCCCGAAGAACTGGTAGGGAAAAATGTCGTGGTGCTCACCAACCTTGCACCGGCGAAAATCTTCGGTGTCGAGAGTAACGGCATGATCCTCGCGGCCGGTGATGCGGCATCGCTCCTCACACCGCTGAAAACTGTTGAACCGGGCACGAAGATCCGGTAA
- a CDS encoding phosphoesterase — translation MSLPKESAGDTGLTSAVKSRTAHVVHLTHNDLDAVGADAIHRIVYGTDGVFTIWSSVGKFSALFSLVAGCEGKGDTLSISDLGYHRDTEDTAARAKKNGWIVEWRDHHRWRDEEVKKIEGTVSLLRIDTTVCGTGIVARDLAPGNPVAEEIARVVCDYDLWKHADPRSAVLGQVLQRKKNRDHVRDCLISGVFSDEQIDREYREIKAEMEEMMQRSLDHITILGKKYRIAFAPLYGYPSETAHFIRDEKKTDIEVIIGKDGKFSVRSVPPISHLIAREFGGGGHPNAAGGSFNFTVIERFTWWLFKKSRHFDEFVRIAELH, via the coding sequence ATGTCGCTCCCGAAGGAAAGTGCCGGGGACACGGGGCTTACGAGTGCAGTGAAGAGCCGGACGGCACACGTGGTCCACCTGACCCATAATGATCTCGACGCCGTGGGAGCGGATGCTATCCACCGGATCGTCTATGGCACCGACGGGGTATTTACCATCTGGAGCTCCGTGGGGAAATTTTCCGCACTCTTCTCGCTGGTTGCCGGCTGCGAGGGCAAGGGCGATACCCTTTCGATCTCCGATCTCGGCTACCATCGCGATACCGAGGATACGGCGGCCCGGGCAAAAAAGAACGGCTGGATCGTGGAATGGCGGGACCATCACCGCTGGCGGGACGAGGAAGTGAAGAAGATCGAGGGCACGGTATCCCTCCTGCGCATCGACACCACGGTTTGTGGCACCGGGATCGTTGCCCGGGACCTGGCACCGGGGAACCCGGTGGCGGAAGAGATAGCCCGGGTTGTCTGCGATTACGATCTCTGGAAACATGCCGACCCGCGTTCGGCAGTGCTCGGCCAGGTGCTCCAGCGCAAGAAGAACCGGGATCATGTCCGCGACTGCCTCATCAGCGGTGTCTTCAGCGACGAACAGATCGACCGGGAATACCGGGAGATCAAAGCCGAGATGGAAGAGATGATGCAGAGGAGCCTCGACCATATCACCATTCTCGGGAAAAAATACCGGATTGCGTTTGCTCCCCTCTATGGCTACCCGAGCGAGACTGCCCATTTCATCCGGGACGAGAAGAAGACGGATATCGAAGTGATCATAGGAAAAGACGGGAAGTTCTCGGTCCGCTCCGTACCGCCGATCAGCCACCTGATCGCCCGCGAGTTCGGCGGCGGGGGTCACCCGAACGCTGCCGGGGGCTCGTTCAATTTCACCGTGATCGAGCGGTTCACCTGGTGGCTGTTCAAGAAGAGCCGGCATTTCGATGAATTCGTCAGGATTGCCGAGTTGCACTAA
- a CDS encoding cation:proton antiporter, whose product MDFMPALVGVALISIFLLYVGQRFRLPSIVSFLIIGMLAGPYGFGVITDQASIETFGEIGIILLLFTIGLEFSFEKLLKSWRIVIIGGLAQLCTTIVAITFVTYTLSVPFTAALVFGFIISLSSTAIVMKILQERREVDTLQGRTLFGILLFQDLAIIPMILILPLVMGSSGPDLSALPLGILKVAFILVLIVILARWIIPGLLYRVASQKNRELFFITIAGICIIVAWLTNQAGLSFTLGAFVAGLIIGESDYNIDALSHIIPFRDVFASIFFLSIGMLLNTDIILGNSSLIMLIVMIVTLIIGIKILTGACASAALGMPARVSIFTGLALCQVGEFSFVLAKTGLDANFIPEVVYQIFLASAIITMALTPFLMNAAPVATEWYYRIIPYRASRSAPGTAADIAGDRSRLKDHIIIAGYGITGKSVARAAEITGIPYMVIEMNPDIIRREKSTRRPYFIFGDAAHEELLEHAGIRDARALVVVVSDQEAVPRIVHAAHRLAPDLYIIARTQHIRHAQYLLDLGADEVVSEEYEAAREIFSRALRKYRLPEPEIAKIVSKLQNWGYAKFIRNGNTTPAMGMDTVLLSLRIHMLTIEPGSFADGKTIADLDLKNRYGITDFGLRREKNTIPKPDSSTCLKGGDALIIFATDQVADEMKPLFSGNGET is encoded by the coding sequence ATGGACTTCATGCCCGCCCTGGTCGGCGTTGCGCTGATCTCGATCTTCCTCCTCTATGTAGGCCAGCGCTTCAGGCTCCCGAGCATTGTCAGTTTTCTCATTATCGGGATGCTCGCAGGTCCCTATGGCTTTGGCGTCATCACGGACCAGGCATCGATCGAGACCTTCGGCGAGATCGGCATCATCCTTCTGCTCTTCACGATCGGACTTGAGTTCTCGTTCGAAAAACTCCTGAAATCCTGGAGGATCGTGATCATCGGGGGGCTCGCCCAGCTCTGCACAACCATTGTTGCGATCACGTTCGTCACTTACACCCTCAGCGTGCCGTTCACCGCAGCCCTGGTCTTCGGTTTCATCATCTCCCTCTCAAGCACGGCCATCGTGATGAAGATCCTGCAGGAGCGCAGGGAAGTCGATACGCTGCAGGGCCGGACCCTTTTTGGGATCCTGCTCTTCCAGGACCTGGCCATCATCCCGATGATCCTGATCCTGCCCCTGGTCATGGGGAGCAGCGGGCCCGATCTCAGCGCACTGCCGCTGGGGATCTTGAAAGTTGCTTTCATCCTGGTACTCATTGTCATCCTCGCCCGCTGGATAATTCCCGGGCTCCTGTACCGGGTTGCCTCGCAGAAGAACCGGGAGCTCTTCTTTATCACGATCGCCGGCATCTGCATCATTGTTGCCTGGCTCACGAACCAGGCGGGGCTCTCGTTCACCCTCGGGGCGTTCGTTGCCGGCCTTATCATCGGCGAGTCGGATTACAATATCGATGCACTCAGCCATATCATCCCGTTCCGGGATGTTTTTGCCAGTATCTTCTTCCTCTCGATAGGCATGCTCCTCAACACGGACATTATCCTGGGCAACAGTTCCCTCATCATGCTCATCGTCATGATCGTGACCCTGATCATCGGCATCAAGATCCTGACCGGTGCGTGTGCGTCGGCAGCTCTTGGCATGCCTGCGAGGGTCAGCATCTTTACCGGTCTTGCGCTCTGCCAGGTAGGGGAGTTCTCGTTCGTGCTCGCGAAGACCGGCCTGGATGCGAATTTTATCCCGGAAGTCGTGTACCAGATATTCCTTGCGTCCGCGATCATCACCATGGCCCTCACCCCGTTCCTGATGAATGCCGCACCGGTTGCAACCGAATGGTATTACCGGATCATCCCGTACCGGGCTTCCCGGAGTGCACCGGGCACAGCTGCTGACATAGCGGGCGACAGGAGCAGGCTCAAGGACCATATCATTATCGCCGGGTACGGCATCACCGGAAAAAGCGTTGCACGGGCAGCCGAGATCACCGGCATCCCCTACATGGTCATCGAGATGAACCCCGATATCATCCGGCGGGAGAAATCAACCCGCAGGCCGTACTTCATCTTTGGCGATGCAGCCCACGAAGAACTGCTGGAACATGCCGGGATCCGCGATGCCCGGGCGCTCGTGGTCGTTGTCTCCGACCAGGAAGCAGTGCCCCGCATCGTCCACGCAGCACACCGCCTGGCACCGGACCTGTATATCATCGCCCGTACCCAGCACATCCGCCATGCGCAGTACCTCCTCGATCTCGGGGCGGATGAAGTGGTATCGGAAGAATATGAGGCAGCGCGGGAGATCTTCTCGAGGGCTCTCCGGAAATACCGGTTACCGGAGCCGGAGATTGCGAAGATCGTCTCAAAACTCCAGAACTGGGGCTATGCCAAGTTCATCAGGAACGGCAACACCACGCCGGCCATGGGGATGGATACGGTCCTGCTCTCCCTGCGCATCCATATGCTCACCATTGAACCGGGTTCATTTGCTGACGGGAAGACCATCGCCGACCTGGATCTTAAGAACCGGTACGGCATTACCGACTTCGGCCTGCGCCGGGAAAAAAATACCATCCCGAAACCTGACAGCAGCACCTGCCTCAAAGGAGGCGATGCCCTGATCATCTTTGCCACGGACCAGGTTGCCGACGAGATGAAACCCCTCTTCTCCGGAAACGGGGAGACCTGA
- a CDS encoding cation:proton antiporter has product MDLLIASVSILILAIALLYVGQRLKMPSIVSFLIIGMIVGPYGIGLITNQESIDTFGNIGIVLLLFTIGLEFSFQKLLRSWRTVIIGGIVQVCATIVAITFISRYFGMPFNEALIFGFIVSLSSTAIVMKILQEKGEVDTLQGRTLLGILIFQDLAIIPMMLISPLLVGSSGPDFNALPFQVGKVTLIILVIVVMAHWVIPAFLFRVAREKNRELFLITLAGTCIIIAWLTSEAGLSFTLGAFIAGLIIGESDYNIDALGHIIPFRDVFASIFFLSIGMLLNTQTVFVNFYYVAMMVLIIIAVKIATGVLASAVLGMSARVCVFTGLALCQIGEFSFVLAKNGLDTKLIPDSVYQIFLAGAIITMALTPFAMNASPRVVDLLYRVVPGRFFKHKDETDEGQEAELSDHIIIAGYGIAGKSVARAATIAGIPYMVIEMNPEIIRQERSSFRPHFMFGDAVQAEVLEHAGIRKARTLVIVVSEEEAIPRIVHTARELAPDLHILARTRHIRNAKSLLELGADEIISEEFEASLEIFSRALKKYEIPDEEIGFIISRVKKLRTLMFTKESDGGGQLEDPKILFHDRHVHALRIEPGSEAEGKPVSDLELETRYGIMEFGIRSEGKTTTRILPDRKLRAGEVIITFITDETARALAPWFTGKKES; this is encoded by the coding sequence ATGGACCTGTTGATCGCCAGTGTAAGTATCCTCATCCTTGCTATCGCCCTGCTCTATGTCGGCCAGCGCCTTAAAATGCCCAGCATAGTCAGCTTCCTTATCATCGGGATGATCGTTGGCCCCTACGGCATCGGGCTCATCACTAACCAGGAATCCATCGACACGTTCGGCAACATCGGCATCGTGCTCCTCCTCTTCACGATCGGTCTTGAATTCTCGTTCCAGAAACTCCTGCGCTCGTGGCGGACCGTTATCATCGGAGGGATTGTCCAGGTCTGCGCAACGATCGTGGCAATCACGTTCATATCCCGGTACTTTGGCATGCCTTTTAACGAGGCGCTGATTTTTGGATTCATCGTGTCCCTGTCGAGTACGGCAATCGTGATGAAGATCCTGCAGGAGAAAGGAGAGGTGGATACCCTCCAGGGAAGGACCCTTCTTGGGATCCTCATCTTCCAGGATCTTGCCATCATCCCGATGATGCTGATCTCCCCGCTCCTTGTCGGGAGCAGCGGCCCTGATTTCAATGCCCTGCCGTTCCAGGTAGGAAAAGTCACGCTGATCATTCTCGTCATCGTTGTCATGGCCCACTGGGTTATTCCCGCATTTCTCTTCCGGGTTGCCCGCGAGAAGAACCGCGAGCTCTTCCTCATCACGCTCGCCGGCACCTGCATCATTATTGCCTGGCTCACGAGCGAGGCGGGACTTTCCTTTACGCTCGGGGCATTCATTGCCGGTCTCATCATCGGGGAATCCGATTACAACATCGATGCGCTCGGGCACATCATCCCGTTCCGGGACGTGTTTGCCAGCATCTTTTTCCTCTCCATAGGCATGCTTCTCAATACGCAGACGGTCTTTGTCAATTTCTATTACGTTGCAATGATGGTCCTCATCATCATTGCCGTGAAGATCGCAACGGGTGTCCTTGCATCCGCCGTCCTCGGTATGTCGGCCCGGGTCTGCGTCTTCACCGGCCTTGCCCTCTGCCAGATCGGGGAGTTCTCCTTTGTTCTTGCGAAAAACGGCCTGGACACGAAACTCATTCCGGATAGCGTGTACCAGATATTCCTTGCCGGGGCCATCATCACGATGGCACTCACCCCGTTTGCCATGAACGCCTCGCCACGGGTTGTCGACCTGCTCTACCGGGTCGTCCCGGGCCGGTTCTTCAAACATAAGGACGAGACGGATGAGGGACAGGAAGCGGAACTCTCCGACCATATCATCATCGCCGGCTATGGTATTGCCGGCAAAAGCGTTGCACGGGCGGCCACGATCGCCGGCATTCCCTACATGGTCATCGAGATGAACCCGGAGATCATCCGGCAGGAGCGATCCTCCTTCCGCCCCCATTTCATGTTCGGGGATGCGGTCCAGGCCGAAGTGCTGGAACATGCCGGTATCAGGAAAGCCCGCACGCTGGTCATCGTGGTCTCCGAAGAGGAAGCCATTCCGAGGATTGTCCATACGGCCCGCGAGCTTGCCCCGGATCTGCATATTCTCGCCAGGACGCGCCATATCCGGAATGCCAAGAGCCTGCTGGAGCTCGGCGCTGACGAGATCATATCGGAAGAGTTCGAGGCATCGCTGGAAATTTTCTCCCGGGCACTCAAAAAGTACGAGATTCCCGACGAAGAGATCGGCTTCATCATAAGCCGGGTCAAAAAACTGCGCACGCTGATGTTCACCAAAGAGTCCGATGGCGGGGGGCAGCTGGAAGATCCCAAAATCCTTTTCCACGACCGGCACGTGCACGCTCTCCGCATCGAACCCGGGTCGGAGGCCGAAGGAAAGCCCGTCAGCGACCTGGAACTTGAGACCCGGTATGGCATCATGGAGTTCGGGATCCGCAGTGAAGGAAAAACCACCACCCGTATCCTGCCGGACCGGAAACTGCGGGCCGGTGAAGTTATCATCACCTTCATAACGGACGAGACCGCCCGGGCACTTGCACCGTGGTTTACCGGTAAAAAAGAATCCTGA